Proteins from a single region of Apium graveolens cultivar Ventura chromosome 7, ASM990537v1, whole genome shotgun sequence:
- the LOC141674905 gene encoding uncharacterized protein LOC141674905, with amino-acid sequence MTRYGLLKNDVNNAELSHDKDTVDELREMAKIRVVAYQQRVANVYNKHVHVRIFHVGDMVLRKTFQNMMDMTEGKFADTWEGPYFIDDIVGCGAYRLSSMDGTQIPRAWNASHLKLYHV; translated from the coding sequence ATGACAAGATATGGACTCTTAAAAAATGATGTGAATAATGCAGAATTATCACATGACAAGGACACGGTAGATGAGCTGAGGGAAATGGCAAAGATTAGAGTGGTTGCTTATCAACAAAGAGTGGCCAATGTCTACAATAAACATGTTCACGTAAGGATTTTCCATGTTGGTGACATGGTACTGAGAAAAACATTCCAGAATATGATGGACATGACGGAAGGGAAGTTTGCTGACACTTGGGAAGGCCCTTACTTCATAGATGATATCGTGGGATGTGGGGCTTACCGACTGTCCAGTATGGATGGAACGCAGATACCAAGAGCCTGGAATGCTTCGCACCTAAAACTTTATCATGTGTAA